Proteins from a single region of Ziziphus jujuba cultivar Dongzao chromosome 1, ASM3175591v1:
- the LOC107421404 gene encoding uncharacterized protein LOC107421404 → MLEKIGLPAKPAIRGNNWVVDASHCQGCSSQFTFINRKHHCRRCGGLFCNGCTQGRMVLRGQGDSPVRVCEPCKKLEEAARFEMRYGHRSRAGRGSSKSTSKNEIEVLNQILANDRKEVFSSGLESNNDMPSSIHRGTSNASSSNSGGDITLDGEGEIQKSPIDKSNHVSDEMGMSSPDELRQQALDEKKKYKILKGEGKPDEALRAFKRGKELERQAEALEKNLRKSRKNVSLSTKMEEVQIKNDSTESGRINKVAPPEGKQKDDLAAQLRELGWSETDIHNEDKKVSNMSLEGELSSLIGEISERTNKDKGTSANDKSQVVAHKKRALALKREGKLAEAKEELKRAKILEKQLEEQELLAEAEDSDDELSALIRGMDNDKQEEFSIPYDHEHNFDFDHLLVAAEDQTIDGIFEVTDEDMEDPEIASALKSLGWSEDSDFAGAGVPQIVSVDREAVLSEILSLKREALSQKRAGNVAEAMAQLKKAKLLERDLEGFESKQGTMAKHSGVQKDSSSQAVGHSSKSFLVGEGNIEEMKDVDSRVVPRSRLMIQKELLSLKKKALALRREGRLDEAEEELKRGKVLEHQLEEMENEVKVKTIPVDVGSKISNLAYEHLPNFSGNLPIGIEEGEDVTDQDMYDPTYLSLLKNLGWNEQESDEGTLSSKAPKQRDNPSIQTSESSVTQALLDVQVGESRRSKAEIQKELLGLKRKALALRRKGETKEAEEVLNMAKILEAQIADMEASEKVQSNSMHKETIMESPLKSADEEGNKMDVTENDMHDPSILSMLKNSGWKDGEQETVPSLVQSSSVVSVAPQRSKGEIQRELLNLKRKALALRRKGETEEAEEVLRMAKVLESQMEETVSQRLHLHDALDNEKAESLESLVVQEKQGNVKDSIQMRSEMTQVTVGSSDNVVDLSLGSERMENDVVNPPLANPISIPLNSQLIEGDHLDTPETLENTSIPQPGQPSSLTDLLTGDDWRGSQTSEKQIDRLSHQSDDIFLTCPPFQSQTLTSSNEEQTSKDDVKTESGEKLVLKDEKPYVYHANLYQEHASQNNQSTFKEDILAHKRKAVALKREGKLIEAREELRHAKLLEKHLEKDSPESKTSSSDVSVSTSNVASVSQKVSSSSNTTTRPLSSRDRFKLQQESLAHKRQALKLRREGRTEEAEAEIELAKALETQLEELSAHDSTKSAVDGVEPDDDVGVEDFLDPHLLSALKAIGIEGTNGVSRGPQRPQPSNLNSDKSNSLNSVNQDRIQLEEQIKAEKVKAVNLKRSGKQAEALDSLRRAKLLEKKLSALHLQ, encoded by the exons ATGTTAGAGAAGATCGGATTGCCGGCAAAGCCAGCAATTCGAGGGAACAATTGGGTGGTTGATGCTTCACACTGTCAAGGATGTTCCTCTCAGTTCACTTTCATTAATCGCAAG CATCATTGCCGAAGGTGTGGAGGTTTGTTCTGCAATGGCTGCACACAAGGAAGAATGGTTTTACGTGGACAAGGTGATTCACCTGTGCGTGTTTGTGAACCTTGCAAGAAGCTAGAAGAGGCTGCACGCTTTGAAATGCGATATGGACATAGAAGTAGAGCTGGGAGAG GAAGTTCAAAATCGACATCAAAGAATGAAATTGAAGTTTTAAACCAGATTCTAGCTAATGATAGAAAAGAAGTTTTTTCATCAGGACTGGAGTCAAACAATGACATGCCTTCCAGCATTCATCGGGGGACAAGTAATGCATCATCTTCAAATAGTGGAGGAGATATCACTCTGGATGGGGAAGGAGAAATACAGAAAAGTCCTATAGACAAGTCTAACCATGTAAGCGATGAGATGGGAATGAGTAGTCCTGATGAATTGCGTCAGCAGGCTTTGGATGAaaagaagaaatataaaattctaaaaggAGAAGGGAAACCAGATGAAGCTTTACGAGCCTTTAAAAGAGGTAAGGAGCTTGAAAGGCAGGCTGAGgcattagaaaaaaatttaagaaaaagccGTAAAAATGTTtcgctgtctacaaagatggaAGAGGTCCAAATTAAAAATGACTCTACAGAATCTGGAAGAATAAATAAGGTTGCTCCTCCAGAGGGTAAACAAAAAGATGACCTTGCTGCTCAGCTCAGAGAACTGGGGTGGTCTGAAACGGACATTCATAATGAAGATAAAAAAGTGTCAAATATGAGTTTGGAAGGTGAACTCTCTTCTCTTATTGGTGAAATATCAGAAAGGACTAACAAAGACAAGGGTACTAGCGCAAACGACAAAAGTCAAGTGGTTGCTCATAAGAAAAGGGCTCTTGCACTGAAGCGTGAAGGGAAGCTGGCAGAAGCCAAGGAAGAACTAAAAAGAGCTAAAATTTTAGAGAAGcaacttgaagaacaggaaCTATTGGCTGAGGCTGAAGATTCTGATGATGAGCTGTCTGCATTGATTCGTGGTATGGACAATGATAAACAAGAAGAGTTTTCAATTCCATATGACCACGAgcataattttgattttgatcatCTTCTAGTTGCTGCTGAAGATCAGACTATTGATGGTATATTTGAAGTGACAGATGAGGATATGGAGGATCCAGAAATAGCTTCTGCTTTGAAATCATTAGGATGGTCTGAGGATTCTGATTTTGCTGGAGCCGGTGTTCCCCAAATTGTTTCTGTTGACAGGGAAGCAGTATTAAGTGAAATTCTTTCCTTAAAAAGAGAGGCATTAAGTCAGAAACGGGCTGGTAATGTTGCAGAGGCAATGGCTCAGCTTAAGAAGGCCAAGCTACTTGAAAGGGACCTTGAAGGCTTTGAGTCTAAACAGGGAACAATGGCAAAACATTCTGGAGTTCAGAAAGATTCTTCCAGTCAAGCTGTTGGTCACTCATCTAAGTCTTTCTTGGTGGGTGAGGGAAATATCGAAGAAATGAAAGATGTGGATTCTAGAGTTGTGCCAAGGAGTAGATTAATGATTCAGAAAGAACTTCTGAGTTTGAAGAAAAAGGCTCTTGCTTTGAGAAGGGAAGGGCGACTAGATGAGGCTGAAGAAGAATTAAAGAGAGGCAAGGTTCTTGAACATCAGCTTGAAGAGATGGAGAATGAGGTGAAGGTGAAGACTATACCAGTGGATGTCGGTAGTAAGATCTCAAATTTGGCATATGAGCATCTTCCCAATTTCTCGGGCAATCTGCCAATTGGAATTGAGGAAGGGGAGGATGTAACCGATCAAGATATGTATGACCCAACATATCTTTCTCTTCTAAAAAATTTAGGTTGGAATGAACAAGAGAGTGATGAAGGTACATTGTCATCAAAAGCTCCTAAACAAAGAGATAATCCTTCTATTCAGACCAGTGAATCATCTGTAACTCAAGCCCTTCTTGATGTCCAAGTTGGGGAATCAAGGAGAAGTAAAGCTGAAATCCAGAAGGAACTCTTGGGTTTAAAAAGGAAAGCCCTTGCTTTGAGGCGCAAAGGAGAGACCAAGGAGGCAGAAGAAGTACTGAACATGGCAAAAATATTAGAGGCCCAGATTGCTGACATGGAAGCATCAGAAAAAGTTCAGTCTAATAGCATGCACAAAGAAACTATTATGGAGTCTCCTCTTAAAAGTGCAGATGAGGAAGGCAATAAAATGGATGTCACGGAAAATGATATGCATGACCCATCAATACTCTCAATGCTGAAGAATTCGGGGTGGAAAGATGGAGAACAGGAAACTGTACCATCTCTTGTACAATCTTCTTCAGTAGTTTCTGTTGCTCCACAGAGAAGTAAAGGCGAAATCCAAAGGgaacttttgaatttgaaaaggaAGGCCCTTGCTCTCAGACGGAAAGGTGAAACTGAAGAGGCCGAGGAAGTGCTGAGGATGGCAAAAGTACTAGAGTCTCAAATGGAAGAAACAGTCTCCCAAAGGTTGCATTTGCATGATGCTTTAGATAATGAGAAAGCTGAGAGTCTTGAATCGTTGGTTGTCCAAGAAAAGCAAGGAAATGTAAAGGATTCTATCCAAATGAGAAGCGAGATGACCCAGGTGACTGTGGGTTCAAGTGACAACGTTGTTGATTTGTCATTGGGTTCAGAGAGAATGGAAAATGATGTGGTTAATCCTCCATTAGCAAATCCTATTTCAATTCCTTTGAACTCGCAGCTAATTGAAGGAGACCACCTGGACACACCGGAAACATTGGAAAATACTAGCATCCCTCAGCCTGGCCAGCCTTCGAGCTTGACAGATTTGTTGACAGGGGATGACTGGAGAGGTTCTCAAACATCTGAAAAACAGATTGATAGATTAAGTCATCAATCTGATGATATATTTCTTACTTGTCCTCCTTTCCAGTCACAAACCCTGACAAGTTCCAATGAAGAACAGACAAGCAAAGATGATGTCAAAACTGAAAGTGGAGAAAAATTGGTTCTCAAGGATGAGAAGCCATATGTTTATCATGCTAATTTATATCAGGAACATGCTTCTCAGAACAACCAAAGTACCTTTAAAGAAGACATTTTGGCTCATAAGAGGAAGGCAGTTGCTTTGAAGAGAGAGGGCAAATTGATAGAAGCTCGAGAGGAGCTTCGGCATGCAAAGTTATTGGAGAAGCATCTTGAAAAAGATAGTCCTGAGTCCAAAACTAGTTCAAGTGATGTATCAGTTTCTACGTCCAATGTTGCTTCTGTTAGCCAGAAGGTATCTAGTTCATCAAATACTACCACAAGACCTTTAAGCAGCCGGGATCGCTTTAAGTTGCAACAGGAATCCCTTGCTCACAAACGTCAGGCTCTGAAGCTTCGACGAGAGGGTCGCACGGAAGAAGCAGAAGCAGAAATTGAACTGGCTAAGGCACTTGAGACCCAGCTGGAGGAGTTGTCTGCTCATGATTCCACTAAATCTGCTGTTGATGGAGTAGAACCTGATGATGATGTGGGTGTTGAGGATTTtcttgatcctcatcttttgTCTGCTTTGAAAGCAATTGGAATAGAAGGCACTAACGGTGTATCGCGAGGGCCTCAAAGGCCACAGCCTTCAAACCTCAATTCTGATAAGAGTAATAGCTTGAATTCTGTCAATCAAGACAGAATTCAACTGGAAGAACAGATAAAGGCTGAGAAGGTAAAGGCGGTAAACTTGAAACGTTCAGGAAAGCAAGCTGAGGCCTTGGATTCTCTTCGGCGTGCCAAACTTCTTGAAAAGAAGCTGAGTGCATTACATTTGCAGTGA
- the LOC132799549 gene encoding protein ALP1-like: MSDAIQEWTETAKAKTEVAKAKAEKYKSSYSVDDNSIGNAKDCSIATCVSLLEAIDGVDNATYLKAVEKFREADWREIFIHMSSLRKKACSSSSSSDEEFQDFMMFLDQHEYLKDTKEVRVEEALAMFLIIIGHNVGIRLIADRFQHSLETVDRHFTLTLRAICRLGKELICHTNSPLPSHIVNNPKYFPWFEKCIGTIDGTHISAHVPVEKQVSYRGRKSIVTQNVLCACNFNMMLTFVYAGWEGTANDSRVFLDAITRSENKFPLPKEGEYYVVHSGFPCTVGFLPPFQGERYHLQEYHGRGRQPRGPKELFNYRHSSLRNVIERCFGVLKAWF, encoded by the exons ATGAGTGATGCAATCCAAGAATGGACTGAGACAGCAAAGGCAAAGACAGAAGTTGCTAAAGCTAAggcagaaaaatataaaagttcctATAGTGTGGATGATAATAGTATTGGTAATGCAAAAGATTGTTCCATTGCTACATGTGTGAGCCTTCTTGAAGCAATAGATGGAGTTGACAATGCTACTTATCTTAAAGCAGTAGAAAAGTTTAGAGAGGCAGATTGGAGAGAGATATTTATCCATATGTCTTCGCTTAGGAAGAAGGCTTG TTCCTCTTCTTCTAGTTCAGATGAAGAGTTTCAAGACTTTATGATGTTTCTTGAT CAACATGAATATTTGAAAGATACTAAAGAAGTTAGAGTTGAAGAAGCACTTGCTATGTTTCTTATAATAATTGGTCACAATGTGGGAATAAGACTTATAGCGGATCGTTTTCAACATTCCCTTGAAACTGTGGATAGACATTTCACTTTGACACTAAGAGCAATATGTAGACTTGGAAAAGAATTGATATGTCATACAAACTCTCCATTGCCTTCACATATTGTCAACaatccaaaatattttccatgGTTTGAG aaATGTATTGGTACAATTGATGGCACACACATAAGCGCACATGTTCCTGTTGAAAAGCAAGTTAGCTATAGAGGTAGAAAATCTATAGTGACTCAAAATGTTTTATGTGCATGCAATTTCAACATGATGTTGACTTTCGTTTATGCTGGTTGGGAGGGCACTGCAAATGATTCAAGAGTTTTTCTTGATGCAATTACAAGATCTGAGAATAAATTTCCGTTACCTAAagaag GCGAATATTATGTTGTTCATTCTGGATTTCCATGTACCGTGGGTTTTCTTCCTCCATTTCAAGGTGAAAGATATCATTTGCAAGAATATCATGGTAGAGGTCGCCAACCAAGAGGACCAAAAGAATTGTTTAATTATAGGCATTCTTCACTTAGAAATGTTATTGAACGTTGCTTTGGTGTGTTGAAAGCgtggttttga
- the LOC107421337 gene encoding uncharacterized protein LOC107421337 yields MDFAKLRSSRSVKELQQRSYRQQIEWNSFNFSRLTAGAEYHHDCFPDVCCCLFPLKCQVSWYCYLLMGFIDVQGNYLFLLLVQPPKMINYIVDEHYIDVESPLLNRVKMTEGIQGECCSITTSRWFTD; encoded by the exons ATGGACTTTGCAAAGCTAAGGTCAAGTCGTTCGGTCAAGGAATTGCAGCAG AGATCTTACCGTCAACAGATTGAATGGAactctttcaatttttcaagGCTTACAGCAGGTGCAGAATAT CATCATGATTGCTTTCCGGACGTGTGTTGTTGCTTGTTTCCATTAAAATGTCAGGTTTCTTGGTATTGCTATTTGCTCATGGGGTTTATTGATGTTCAAGGGAATTACCTCT TTTTGCTACTAGTCCAACCACCAAAGATGATAAACTACATTGTTGATGAGCACTATATTGATGTGGAGTCTCCACTACTTAACCGAGTGAAG ATGACAGAAGGCATTCAAGGAGAATGCTGCAGCATTACAACATCAAGATGGTTTACAGACTAG